A genomic segment from Octopus sinensis linkage group LG4, ASM634580v1, whole genome shotgun sequence encodes:
- the LOC115210601 gene encoding RE1-silencing transcription factor A-like: protein MSIIPRNVEKVHQLVDEDRQRTINDIADVDGLFWPYPANIQPISSQYPANIQPISSQYPANIQPISSQYPANIQPISSQYPTNIQPISSQYPTNIQPISSQYPTNIQPISSQYPTNIQPISSQYPASIQPISNQYPANIQPISNQYPANIQPISSQYPTNIQPVSSQYPANIQPVSSQYPTNIQPISNQYPANIQPISSQYPASIQPISNQNILPVLG from the exons ATGAGCATCATCCCCAGAAATGTGGAGAAAGTTCATCAGCTTGTGGATGAGGATCGTCAGAGAACAATcaacgacattgctgatgttgatggtctgtt ctggccatatccagccaatatCCAACCAATATCCAGCCAATATCCAGCCAATATCCAACCAATATCCAGCCAATATCCAGCCAATATCCAACCAATATCCAGCCAATATCCAGCCAATATCCAACCAATATCCAGCCAATATCCAACCAATATCCAGCCAATATCCAGCCAATATCCAACCAATATCCAGCCAATATCCAGCCAATATCCAACCAATATCCAGCCAATATCCAGCCAATATCCAACCAATATCCAGCCAATATCCAGCCAATATCCAGCCAGTATCCAGCCAATATCCAACCAATATCCAGCCAATATCCAACCAATATCCAACCAATATCCAGCCAATATCCAACCAATATCCAGCCAATATCCAACCAATATCCAGCCAGTATCCAGCCAATATCCAGCCAATATCCAGCCAGTATCCAGCCAATATCCAACCAATATCCAGCCAATATCCAACCAATATCCAGCCAATATCCAGCCAATATCCAGCCAATATCCAGCCAGTATCCAACCAATATCcaatcaaaatattctacctgttttaggtTAA
- the LOC115210986 gene encoding uncharacterized protein LOC115210986 isoform X2: protein MEIAWRISWPLGRNSRIPFTDQEFIERIKLKLIGPYDPQTKLINDLNITFTTPSIIQNSTEISSIQGDIFSFKKELPKNTMNLSNEISVLTAYFNLGSFAKGSPGHQYTPNIYYKWMSVFGNLTNNLIVYTDDKIAYKYFQKLREKFPKERTKIFLINKKELWSFQIEKNISQIYKQPGYPKYLPNTVVPGYSCAMHAKFELLNRVIRKNYFHTKYFMWLDIGLFRSLRNDSKFKLRVPTDFNEAKVAYSYVYDFKKDVTYKDIIYHNMVWVGGASNLGKYDVLYKFTQEYLNFLNKSLSIKLISTDQQILYGMYVDKHKPETKLQLYKSGWFKLGYVCYTVEKTPT, encoded by the exons GAATTCCATTTACAGACCAGGAATTTATAGAAAGGATTAAGCTTAAACTGATAGGACCCTAT gATCCTCAGACAAAATTAATAAATGACTTGAATATAACATTCACAACACCAAGCATCATTCAAAATTCTACAGAAATATCCTCAATTCAGGgagacattttctcttttaaaaaggAACTTCCAAAGAATACCATGAACCTTTCCAATGAAATCTCAGTATTGACTGCATATTTCAATTTAGGATCCTTTGCAAAAGGCAGTCCTGGACATCAGTATACCCCAAATATCTATTACAAATGGATGTCTGTATTTGGCAACTTGACTaacaatttaattgtttatacAGATGATAAAATTGCATACAAATATTTCCAAAAATTAAGGGAAAAGTTTCCTAAAGAGCGAACcaaaatatttctgataaacAAGAAAGAATTGTGGTCATTtcagatagaaaaaaatatttctcaaatatataaacaacctGGTTACCCAAAATATCTTCCCAATACTGTTGTGCCTGGGTATTCTTGTGCCATGCATGCAAAATTTGAACTTCTTAATCGGGTTATAAGAAAGAACTATTTTCATACTAAATACTTTATGTGGTTAGATATTGGACTTTTTCGAAGTCTCCGTAATGATTCTAAATTTAAATTGAGAGTACCTACAGATTTTAATGAAGCTAAAGTTGCTTACAGCTATGTATATGATTTTAAAAAGGATGTAACATATAAAGACATTATTTATCACAACATGGTGTGGGTAGGAGGTGCCAGCAATCTTGGTAAATATGATGTTTTGTACAAATTTACTCAAGAGTATTTGAACTTCCTTAACAAGTCTTTGTCCATAAAACTAATAAGTACAGATCAACAGATATTATATGGAATGTATGTGGACAAACATAAACCAGAAACAAAGCTTCAACTTTATAAATCAGGTTGGTTTAAATTGGGTTATGTATGTTATACAGTTGAAAAGACACCAACctga
- the LOC115210986 gene encoding uncharacterized protein LOC115210986 isoform X1: MRSVQKLCMIVFIFITVSFVAFVTLKFQRIPFTDQEFIERIKLKLIGPYDPQTKLINDLNITFTTPSIIQNSTEISSIQGDIFSFKKELPKNTMNLSNEISVLTAYFNLGSFAKGSPGHQYTPNIYYKWMSVFGNLTNNLIVYTDDKIAYKYFQKLREKFPKERTKIFLINKKELWSFQIEKNISQIYKQPGYPKYLPNTVVPGYSCAMHAKFELLNRVIRKNYFHTKYFMWLDIGLFRSLRNDSKFKLRVPTDFNEAKVAYSYVYDFKKDVTYKDIIYHNMVWVGGASNLGKYDVLYKFTQEYLNFLNKSLSIKLISTDQQILYGMYVDKHKPETKLQLYKSGWFKLGYVCYTVEKTPT; encoded by the exons GAATTCCATTTACAGACCAGGAATTTATAGAAAGGATTAAGCTTAAACTGATAGGACCCTAT gATCCTCAGACAAAATTAATAAATGACTTGAATATAACATTCACAACACCAAGCATCATTCAAAATTCTACAGAAATATCCTCAATTCAGGgagacattttctcttttaaaaaggAACTTCCAAAGAATACCATGAACCTTTCCAATGAAATCTCAGTATTGACTGCATATTTCAATTTAGGATCCTTTGCAAAAGGCAGTCCTGGACATCAGTATACCCCAAATATCTATTACAAATGGATGTCTGTATTTGGCAACTTGACTaacaatttaattgtttatacAGATGATAAAATTGCATACAAATATTTCCAAAAATTAAGGGAAAAGTTTCCTAAAGAGCGAACcaaaatatttctgataaacAAGAAAGAATTGTGGTCATTtcagatagaaaaaaatatttctcaaatatataaacaacctGGTTACCCAAAATATCTTCCCAATACTGTTGTGCCTGGGTATTCTTGTGCCATGCATGCAAAATTTGAACTTCTTAATCGGGTTATAAGAAAGAACTATTTTCATACTAAATACTTTATGTGGTTAGATATTGGACTTTTTCGAAGTCTCCGTAATGATTCTAAATTTAAATTGAGAGTACCTACAGATTTTAATGAAGCTAAAGTTGCTTACAGCTATGTATATGATTTTAAAAAGGATGTAACATATAAAGACATTATTTATCACAACATGGTGTGGGTAGGAGGTGCCAGCAATCTTGGTAAATATGATGTTTTGTACAAATTTACTCAAGAGTATTTGAACTTCCTTAACAAGTCTTTGTCCATAAAACTAATAAGTACAGATCAACAGATATTATATGGAATGTATGTGGACAAACATAAACCAGAAACAAAGCTTCAACTTTATAAATCAGGTTGGTTTAAATTGGGTTATGTATGTTATACAGTTGAAAAGACACCAACctga